From Salvia splendens isolate huo1 chromosome 3, SspV2, whole genome shotgun sequence, a single genomic window includes:
- the LOC121794929 gene encoding ubiquitin carboxyl-terminal hydrolase 15-like: MLTPRETDVPALFVVFVVLPLVTYFILGKWSETSKRKEGISLIASEAAEEALQVDPMAVGGILPVVHMPNSGIHQCARCFNPAGTRCSQCKSVWYCSGRCQIVHWRDVHKLECQQMGKDCHRSFLKCGSEEGSRGRESYGETTKQSTFQYNVQQPSIDGAFSEDLALHPLTALTPTTTSAMVLSASQKSVINKLSAEFGTFLTGQIDSSKTADGAGLSSFVEACGSSFTLPNSSQPSEDPYLREVNFPLSERHANNPHASKDGTDRAEIECQNALDGGNNFGIVNSSTAASNCESNLDMMRMKGMKKLAKVDNHQHLEDSTTKKRKFKMIFPYEEFVKCFQYENFTVTPRGLVNCGNSCYANAVLQCLIFTKPLIIYLLCQTHSRTGCAKDWCLTCELEQLVMMLGQNGGPLSPVNILLYIRSLNAQIGYGSQEDAHEFLRLLVASMQTICLEGFGGENAVDPRQQDTTFIQHTFGGTLRSKVKCMICHHESERYEKMMDLTLEIFGWVKSLEDALTQFTSEEDLVGDNMYRCARCATYVHARKQLHIKEAPNILTIVLKRFQEGNYGKINKLITFPEMLDMIPFMTGTDDIPPLYMLYAVVVHHDTSNASFSGHYTSYVKDLQGNWFKVDDTEVQPVELSHVMSEGAYILFYMRSHPRPTRCGKSSRNQAPRNRSLKGQRTSRPEPNNLVGNETIPESSNGMLIRESRSRPLSLRNYTEFSDAASSDWSVFTNSDDSSFTTESTRDSFSTVDHGEAAFSSIYQSMYPVDSPTRQNISCSMFPGSKALTGFAACEERGFVSVSCVNYGSKARTEGVPQTSVDCSI; the protein is encoded by the exons ATGCTTACGCCAAGGGAAACCGATGTACCAGCTTTATTTGTTGTATTTGTTGTCCTTCCCCTGGTTACCTATTTCATACTAGGAAAATGGAGTGAGACTTCCAAAAGAAAGGAGGGGATAAGTTTGATTGCTAGTGAAGCAGCCGAGGAAGCTCTGCAAGTTGACCCTATGGCTGTTGGTGGTATTTTACCCGTAGTGCATATGCCAAACAGTGGGATTCATCAATGTGCAAGATGCTTCAACCCAGCTGGGACCCGTTGCTCACAATGCAAGTCTGTTTGGTATTG TTCTGGAAGGTGTCAGATCGTTCATTGGAGGGATGTTCACAAGCTTGAGTGCCAGCAAATGGGTAAAGACTGCCATAGATCATTCCTTAAGTGTGGCTCAGAGGAAGGATCTCGTGGAAGGGAGTCATATGGTGAAACTACCAAACAATCTACCTTCCAATACAATGTGCAGCAGCCTAGTATTGACGGTGCTTTCTCAGAGGATTTAGCGTTGCATCCTCTAACTGCACTGACTCCTACAACTACTTCAGCAATGGTGCTAAGTGCATCTCAGAAATCTGTCATAAACAAACTATCAGCAGAGTTTGGCACATTTCTTACTGGCCAGATAGACTCCTCAAAAACAGCAGATGGTGCTGGATTGAGCTCCTTCGTTGAAGCCTGTGGCAGTAGTTTCACTCTCCCTAATTCATCTCAGCCGTCAGAAGATCCTTAT CTGAGAGAGGTGAACTTTCCCCTCTCAGAACGTCATGCTAACAATCCTCATGCGTCCAAGGATGGAACTGATAGGGCAGAAATAGAATGTCAAAATGCATTAGATGGTGGGAACAATTTTGGGATAGTAAACTCATCAACTGCAGCAAGTAACTGTGAATCAAACCTAGATATGATGAGGATGAAGGGTATGAAAAAGTTGGCAAAAGTTGACAATCATCAACATTTAGAAGATAGTACAACCAAGAAAAGAAAGTTCAAG ATGATTTTCCCCTATGAAGAATTTGTGAAGTGCTTTCAGTATGAAAATTTCACTGTGACTCCTAGAGGACTTGTAAATTGCGGGAATAG CTGTTACGCAAATGCCGTATTGCAGTGTTTAATATTCACAAAGCCTCTGATCATTTACCTTCTTTGCCAAACACATTCCAGAACTG GATGTGCCAAAGATTGGTGTCTAACGTGTGAGCTCGAGCAGCTTGTAATGATGCTGGGACAAAATGGGGGTCCTCTATCTCCCGTAAATATTCTTTTGTATATTAGAAGTCTTAATGCTCAGATTGGTTATGGAAGTCAGGAAGATGCTCATGAATTTTTAAG GCTTCTCGTGGCCTCAATGCAAACAATATGTCTCGAGGGTTTTGGTGGAGAAAATGCCGTTGATCCCAGGCAGCAGGATACGACTTTTATACAACATACATTTGGTGGAACTCTCAGATCAAAG GTCAAATGTATGATATGTCACCATGAATCTGAAAGGTATGAGAAAATGATGGATCTTACTCTGGAGATATTCGGTTGGGTGAAGTCGTTGGAGGATGCGCTAACACAGTTTACCAGCGAAGAAGATCTTGTCGGGGACAATATGTATAGATGTGCAAG GTGTGCTACATATGTTCACGCTCGGAAGCAACTACACATAAAAGAGGCTCCCAACATCCTAACTATAGTGTTAAAGAGATTTCAG GAAGGAAACTATGGTAAGATAAATAAGCTCATAACTTTTCCTGAAATGCTGGATATGATTCCATTCATGACTGGCACCGACGACATACCTCCGCTCTACATGCTCTATGCTGTCGTTGTTCACCACGACACATCCAATGCGTCTTTTTCTGGTCACTACACCTCGTACGTGAAAGATCTACAGGGCAACTGGTTCAAGGTTGACGACACAGAG GTTCAACCGGTCGAACTGAGCCATGTCATGTCCGAAGGAGCATACATTCTGTTCTACATGAG GTCGCATCCGCGCCCTACTAGATGTGGGAAGTCCAGCCGTAACCAGGCTCCTCGCAATAGGTCGTTGAAGGGCCAAAGGACGTCAAGGCCAGAGCCGAACAACCTCGTTGGAAATGAGACGATTCCTGAGAGCAGCAATGGGATGCTGATAAGGGAAAGCAGAAGCAGGCCGTTGAGTCTGAGAAATTACACAGAGTTCTCGGATGCTGCGTCGAGCGACTGGTCCGTGTTCACAAACTCGGACGACTCGTCGTTCACGACAGAGAGCACGAGGGACTCGTTCAGCACGGTGGACCACGGGGAGGCGGCGTTCTCATCCATCTACCAGTCGATGTACCCTGTGGATTCGCCGACGAGGCAGAACATCTCGTGCAGCATGTTCCCCGGAAGCAAGGCGCTGACGGGATTTGCTGCCTGCGAAGAGAGGGGATTCGTTTCGGTTTCGTGTGTAAATTATGGTAGCAAGGCAAGGACAGAAGGTGTGCCTCAAACTTCAGTTGATTGTTCGATTTAG